From the genome of Pseudarthrobacter sp. NIBRBAC000502772:
CTGGACATCTCGCTCATCTCGGAACAAGTCCGGGAGCCCGTCACCGCGATCATCGACGTCCACTACGCAATCTTCGAGCGCATTGGCGTGGTCAGGTTGTTGCTTCGCATCACGGACCTCCCCAGGGCGAACCGCTGGGAAGCCCTTGCCCGGGCGGCGCTGCGTGACGATGCCTATTCGGCCGGCGCCGACATGACCACGTCCGTCATGAAGTCCACTCCGCCACAAGCTGCAGGAGTCGATGCCGTGGAACGGATCGTGGCATGGGAGCGCGGGTACCAGGAGCAGCTGGCCCGGATCAAGGACACGTTTGCCGAAGTGACCAAACCAGGGGATGTGGACATCGCTTCGATCTCCGTCGCCCTGAAGCTGCTGCGAACCCTGGTCCGCCGGTAGCCCGTAGTTCTCCGGACGCTTACGCCAAGGAAACACCACGGTAACCGCGGCTTCGTAGGCTTGATGTGCATAACCCCTTCGGCGAAAGAGGCTCGCGATGCAGACCAACCCACGGCTCAACATCAGGCAGGTCACCTGGGCCAACCCTGTGGGTGCCGATCTGCGCAGGGCCCAGCAGGCGGAACTGGACGCCCGCTTCGGTACCCCTGACCACGAACCGGGGACCCCGCCGTCGGGCGCTGACTGTGCCGTGTTCCTGGTGGCGTACGACAAAGGCTCGGGACAGCCCGTGGGCTGCGGCGGACTCAGGCTGCTGGACAGCGCCACGGCCGAAATCAAGCGGCTCTACGTGCTCCCGTATACGCGCGGCTCTGGCGTTGCCAGCTCCATCCTGGCTGCCCTCGAAGCGGAGGCGCACAAGCAGGGCATCACGCGCATCAAGGCCGAAGCAGGCTCGGCGCAGCCGGACGGCCGGAACTTCTACGAGAACTCCGGCTTCGATTCCGTCCCCAACTTCGGCGCTTACGTGGGCGTGGAGCACTCTTACTGCTACGCCAAGTCGATTGACTCGCACAGCGCCGCCCACACTGCCATGGCCTGAGCCAAATCCGGGCGGCGGTCCGTTAACAACAACTGCCACCACGTAACCTGCGCCGCTGCACGCTAACCTCGCCATATGGAATCCACTGACATCACCTTCCGCACCCGCAAATGGATCCGGCCGGAGGACCTGAACGCCAACGGGACCCTCTTCGGCGGAAGCCTGCTGAAATGGATCGATGAGGAAGCCGCAATCTACGCCATCCTCCAGCTTGGCAACGGCCGTGCGGTCACGAAGTACATCTCGGAGATCAACTTCGTGAGCTCCGCGGTTCAGGGAGACCTGGTGGAAATGGGCCTGACGGCGACGCGCTTCGGACGGACGTCATTGACTATGCGCGCCGAAGTCCGCAACATGATAACGCGCCAAAGCATCCTCACCATCGAAGAGATCGTCTTTGTGAACCTCAGCCCGGCCGGCAAGCCCGAGCCCCACGGCTACACCGAAATCACCTATGAGCGGGACCGGATTCCCACGCATCACCTGACGGAAACCCTCATTCAGGACTGACGACGGCGGGACGCGCCCCGCGCGGGCTGGGCGGGGCGGGTGAGACCTGAGCGGGCGTGCCGGCAGTCGGGGCGCCGGCCGTTTGCGATGGATCCCTGGGACGTACGGCATAGGATCGATAGCCGGACCCATTGAAAGGACCCTCTTGGCCAAGCTCTACTTCCGCTACGGCGCCATGAACTCAGGAAAGTCCACCGGGCTCCTGCAGGCCGCCTTCAACTACGAGGAGCGGGGCCAGCGTGTCCTTCTCGCCAAGCCCGACGTGGACACCAAAGGCGATACGGACATTGTGTCCCGTCTGGGCATGACCCGGTCCGTGGACTTCCTGATCTCCGCCACCACCCCCGTGCGCGAGCTCTTTGCCGCCCATGCGGCCGGCGATGACCCCGATGCCCTGCTGGAGCACGTGGACCAGAAGCCGGTAGCCTGCCTGCTGGTGGACGAGGCCCAGTTCCTGACCCCGGACCAGGTGGATGACCTGTTCCGCATCGCCGTCCTGGACAACGTGCCGGTTCTCGCCTACGGCATCAGGACAGACTTCCTGACCCGCGCCTTCCCGGGATCGCGCCGGCTTATGGAGGTCGCCCACACGCTGGAAGAGCTCAAGACCATTTGCCGGTGCGGGCGCAAAGCCATCTTCAACACCCGGCGCGTTGGCAACGAGGTGGTGTTCGACGGCGACCAGGTCGCCATCGACGGCCAGGACGTCTGGTACGAATCCCTGTGCGGCTCCTGCTACCTCGAGGAGTCCGGCGGCCGCCTGGGCTCGTGAGTTTGCCCCCGCCACCTGTTCCCACAATCGGAACGGCAGGGCAACGCCGCCGAAACACCCCGCTGTGATCCTTGAGGCATGAAGCCCAACGCAAGGAACCCTGCCGCGGCTGATTTGAGCTGCGAAGTCTGCGGCCTGATGCCGGAACCCACCAAGACCCGCCTGACCTTGGCCAACGTGGCCGTTATGCTCCCGATCGAACTGCTGGTCCACGCCCTCGTGGTGGGAACGCACCTGCCGTATCTTGCCAAGGTGCTGGTCCTCACGCTCACGGCCACAGTGCTGGTGATCTGGGTGGCGGAGCCGTCCGCCGCCCGGCTGCTCCGCGGCTGGCTGCACGCGCCGACGCTGCGGCACCACAGGAAGCTGGGCAGCGCACCGTCGTTGTGGCGGGCGCGCACGGTGCTCCAGGACCACCCGGGTTCGCTGCAGAAAATCACCCGGGCGCTGGCCCGCCTGGACACCAACATCCTCAGCATCCACGTCCACCCCGTTGAAGGGGGCGTGCTGGACGAGTTTGTGCTCTCGGCGCCGGGGAACCTCAGTGAACGGCACCTGCTGGAGGCACTGCACGACGGCGGCGGCTCGAGTTCGCGGGTCTGGCCCACCACCGCGCTGGCCATGGCGGACGGCCAGACGAAGGCGCTGAGCCTGGCGGCACGGATCGCCGACGCCCCGGACGAGCTGCCGCTGGCGGTGGCCGAGCTGCTTCGCGCCCGCATCCTCACCCCCGCAGAGGCCACCCTGGAAGCGGACGACGCCGGGACCCGCCTGAAGATCCCCACCGCCTGGCACGGCCCCATCACCTTCGCCCGTCCCGGCGAACCCTTCACGCCCGCCGAGTCAGCCCGCGCGCACCGGCTCGCCGAGCTCGCCGAAATCCTGGCCCACCGGCCGGCGCCTGCCCAAGTGACCGGCACTTAACATTGTCATCTCCGCGTTTGACGACGTTAACTGCGAGCTAGTTGGGCCGGTTACATCCGGATGGTGAGCGCGCCGGGCTCAATGGTCATCAGGACGTGCTTGCCGTCGCCTTCGTGGTCGCCGTCGAGCTGATAGTCATCGTTGTGCTCAAGTGTGACCTCTACGGTTTTGCCCTGGTAGTACTCCACGGACGTGTCCTTGCCGCGGCCCTTGCCGATCATGCCGGCCACCACGGAGAACCACCCGAATTTCCCCCTCGGTGCCAGCACGGCCACGTCCAGCAGGCCGTCATCCATCTTGGCTTCCGGGAAGATCTCCAGTCCGCCCTGGACCTTGCCGCAGTTTCCCACCATCACGCTGCGGACACCGCGGTGAACCACTGTTTTGCCGTCGAGGACGATGGTTGCCTTCACCGGTTTGCCGGGCAGGTTCCGGATGCCGGCGTCCACGTAGGCCAGCCAGCCCACCTTTTCCTTGAGGTCCTCATTGGTGTCCGCCATGATGGTGGCGTCGTAGCCCACTCCGGCCATGACCAGGAAGACCTGTTCCTTGTCCGGATCATTGCGGGCGGCCCGGACCACGTCGATCTTCCGCTCCGTGCCCGCCAGGGCCCCGGCCATGGCGCCGTCAAAGTCGGTAACGTCCATCCCCAGGTTCCGGGCCAGTAGGTTTCCGGTGCCGAACGGAAGCAACCCCATGGGCACGTCCCCGCCGGAAAGGACCTCGGCCACACACCGCACGGTGCCGTCGCCGCCGGCAGCAATAACGACGTCGGCCCCTTGCTTGAGTGCCTCCTTCGCCTGGCCGACGCCGGGGTCCTCCTTGGTGGTCTCCAGCCAGATGGGATCGCCCCAGCCGTTCTCCGAGCAATGCTTGGCCACCAGGGCACGGACGTCGATGTCCACCGGCTTGGCAGGATTGATGATGATGGCCGGGCGCTTGGGGGAAGTGGAGCTGTTGGCTGTCATGGTGTCCTTCGCTGACATGGGAATTGGGCCTTGGGGACAGCGTACTTCGCTACAACGCCTTCACCGCGCCCAGCACCTTGGCCAGGGAATCCTTGGCGTCGCCGAAGAGCAGCGAGGTCTGCGGTTCGTACAGGAGCTCGTTCTCAATTCCCGCGAATCCGGGCCGCATGGACCGTTTCAGGAAGATCACCTGGCGGGCGTCGGCCACTTCCAGGATGGGCATGCCGTAGATCGGCGAGCCGGAGGACGTCTTCGCCGCCGGGTTCACCACGTCGTTGGCGCCCACCACCAAAGCGACGTCGGCCATGCGGAACTCGGAGTTGATCTCGCCCATTTCCTTGAGCGATTCGTACGGCACGTTCGCCTCGGCCAGGAGCACGTTCATGTGCCCCGGCATGCGGCCCGCCACGGGATGGATGGCGAAGTCCACCTCGATGCCGCGGGCTTCGAGGGCCAAGGCCAGCTCGGCGGCT
Proteins encoded in this window:
- a CDS encoding thymidine kinase; protein product: MAKLYFRYGAMNSGKSTGLLQAAFNYEERGQRVLLAKPDVDTKGDTDIVSRLGMTRSVDFLISATTPVRELFAAHAAGDDPDALLEHVDQKPVACLLVDEAQFLTPDQVDDLFRIAVLDNVPVLAYGIRTDFLTRAFPGSRRLMEVAHTLEELKTICRCGRKAIFNTRRVGNEVVFDGDQVAIDGQDVWYESLCGSCYLEESGGRLGS
- a CDS encoding acyl-CoA thioesterase; protein product: MESTDITFRTRKWIRPEDLNANGTLFGGSLLKWIDEEAAIYAILQLGNGRAVTKYISEINFVSSAVQGDLVEMGLTATRFGRTSLTMRAEVRNMITRQSILTIEEIVFVNLSPAGKPEPHGYTEITYERDRIPTHHLTETLIQD
- a CDS encoding diacylglycerol kinase family protein, translated to MTANSSTSPKRPAIIINPAKPVDIDVRALVAKHCSENGWGDPIWLETTKEDPGVGQAKEALKQGADVVIAAGGDGTVRCVAEVLSGGDVPMGLLPFGTGNLLARNLGMDVTDFDGAMAGALAGTERKIDVVRAARNDPDKEQVFLVMAGVGYDATIMADTNEDLKEKVGWLAYVDAGIRNLPGKPVKATIVLDGKTVVHRGVRSVMVGNCGKVQGGLEIFPEAKMDDGLLDVAVLAPRGKFGWFSVVAGMIGKGRGKDTSVEYYQGKTVEVTLEHNDDYQLDGDHEGDGKHVLMTIEPGALTIRM
- a CDS encoding ACT domain-containing protein codes for the protein MKPNARNPAAADLSCEVCGLMPEPTKTRLTLANVAVMLPIELLVHALVVGTHLPYLAKVLVLTLTATVLVIWVAEPSAARLLRGWLHAPTLRHHRKLGSAPSLWRARTVLQDHPGSLQKITRALARLDTNILSIHVHPVEGGVLDEFVLSAPGNLSERHLLEALHDGGGSSSRVWPTTALAMADGQTKALSLAARIADAPDELPLAVAELLRARILTPAEATLEADDAGTRLKIPTAWHGPITFARPGEPFTPAESARAHRLAELAEILAHRPAPAQVTGT
- a CDS encoding GNAT family N-acetyltransferase, giving the protein MQTNPRLNIRQVTWANPVGADLRRAQQAELDARFGTPDHEPGTPPSGADCAVFLVAYDKGSGQPVGCGGLRLLDSATAEIKRLYVLPYTRGSGVASSILAALEAEAHKQGITRIKAEAGSAQPDGRNFYENSGFDSVPNFGAYVGVEHSYCYAKSIDSHSAAHTAMA